In the Sarcophilus harrisii chromosome 3, mSarHar1.11, whole genome shotgun sequence genome, one interval contains:
- the NDUFB3 gene encoding NADH dehydrogenase [ubiquinone] 1 beta subcomplex subunit 3, whose product MAHGHEHGHGHGKIELPDYKQWKIEGTPLQRVQERLARQGLRDPWARNEAWRYMGRFGKTPTLWTALTRGFKWGFGAFLLAVGVEYYLTAPKNEEEHDSNH is encoded by the exons ATGGCACATGGACATGAGCATGGACATGGTCATGGAAAAATTGAACTCCCTGACTACAAACAGTGGAAGATAGAAGGAACACCACTACAGCGAGTTCAGGAGAGATTGGCTAGGCAAGGTCTCAGGGATCCATGGGCTCG CAATGAAGCTTGGAGATACATGGGTCGTTTTGGAAAAACTCCTACTTTGTGGACTGCTTTGACAAGAGGATTCAAATGGGgttttggagcatttttattAGCTGTTGGAGTGGAATATTACCTAACTGCTCCAAAGAATGAGGAGGAACATGATTCTAACCACTGA